In the Streptomyces sp. cg36 genome, one interval contains:
- a CDS encoding glutamine synthetase family protein, whose translation MDKQQEFVLRTLEERDIRFVRLWFTDVLGFLKSVAVAPAELEQAFDEGIGFDGSAIEGFARVYESDMIAKPDPGTFQILPWRAEAPGTARMFCDILMPDGSPSFADPRFVLKRILAKTSDLGFTFYTHPEIEFFLLKDKPLDGTRPVPADNSGYFDHTPQNVGMDFRRQAITMLESMGISVEFSHHEGAPGQQEIDLRYADALSTADNIMTFRLVMKQVALEQGVQATFMPKPFSEYPGSGMHTHLSLFEGDRNAFYESGAEYQLSKVGRSFIAGLLKHAAEISAVTNQWVNSYKRIWGGSERTAGAGGEAPSYICWGHNNRSALIRVPMYKPGKTGSSRVEVRSLDSGCNPYLAYSLLLAAGLKGIEEGYELPAGADDDVWALSDSERRAMGIEPLPQNLGEAITLMERSELVAETLGEHVFDFFLRNKKQEWEEYRSEVTAFELRKNLPVL comes from the coding sequence ATGGACAAGCAGCAGGAGTTCGTGCTCCGCACTCTCGAAGAGCGTGACATCCGGTTTGTGCGTTTGTGGTTCACGGATGTGCTGGGCTTCCTGAAATCGGTCGCGGTCGCTCCCGCCGAGCTTGAACAGGCGTTCGACGAGGGGATCGGCTTCGACGGCTCCGCCATCGAGGGCTTCGCCCGGGTGTACGAGTCGGACATGATCGCCAAGCCGGATCCGGGCACCTTCCAGATCCTGCCGTGGCGCGCCGAGGCCCCGGGCACCGCGCGGATGTTCTGCGACATCCTGATGCCGGACGGCTCGCCCTCCTTCGCGGACCCGCGCTTCGTGCTCAAGCGCATCCTGGCCAAGACCTCGGACCTGGGCTTCACCTTCTACACCCACCCCGAGATCGAGTTCTTCCTGCTCAAGGACAAGCCGCTGGACGGCACCCGCCCGGTGCCCGCCGACAACTCCGGCTACTTCGACCACACCCCCCAGAACGTCGGCATGGACTTCCGCCGCCAGGCGATCACCATGCTCGAATCGATGGGCATCTCGGTCGAGTTCAGCCACCACGAGGGCGCCCCCGGCCAGCAGGAGATCGACCTGCGGTACGCGGACGCGCTCTCCACGGCCGACAACATCATGACGTTCCGCCTGGTCATGAAGCAGGTGGCGCTGGAGCAGGGCGTCCAGGCCACGTTCATGCCGAAGCCGTTCTCGGAGTACCCCGGCTCGGGCATGCACACCCACCTCTCCCTCTTCGAGGGCGACCGCAACGCCTTCTACGAGTCGGGCGCCGAGTACCAGCTCTCCAAGGTCGGCCGCTCCTTCATCGCGGGCCTGCTCAAGCACGCCGCCGAGATCTCCGCCGTCACCAACCAGTGGGTCAACTCCTACAAGCGGATCTGGGGCGGCTCGGAGCGCACGGCGGGCGCGGGCGGCGAGGCCCCCTCGTACATCTGCTGGGGCCACAACAACCGCTCCGCGCTCATCCGGGTGCCCATGTACAAGCCCGGCAAGACCGGCTCCTCCCGCGTCGAGGTCCGCTCCCTGGACTCCGGCTGCAACCCGTACCTGGCGTACTCCCTGCTCCTCGCGGCCGGCCTCAAGGGCATCGAGGAGGGCTACGAGCTCCCGGCGGGCGCCGACGACGACGTCTGGGCGCTCTCCGACTCCGAGCGCCGCGCGATGGGCATCGAGCCGCTCCCGCAGAACCTCGGCGAGGCGATCACCCTGATGGAACGCAGCGAGCTGGTCGCCGAGACGCTCGGCGAGCACGTCTTCGACTTCTTCCTGCGCAACAAGAAGCAGGAGTGGGAGGAGTACCGCTCCGAGGTCACCGCGTTCGAGCTGCGGAAGAACCTGCCGGTGCTGTGA
- a CDS encoding VOC family protein yields MTEGLKTIIYPVKDIDRAKAMFGGLLGVEPVMDEPYYVQYNAAGQEIGLDPNGHGKGMTGPVPYWHVADINQTVAVLLDAGAESLQDVQDVGGGRLTATVRDADGNVIGLVQPS; encoded by the coding sequence ATGACCGAAGGTCTCAAGACGATCATCTACCCCGTCAAGGACATCGACCGGGCGAAGGCCATGTTCGGCGGTCTCCTAGGCGTCGAGCCGGTGATGGACGAGCCGTACTACGTGCAGTACAACGCGGCGGGCCAGGAGATCGGGCTCGATCCGAACGGCCACGGCAAGGGCATGACCGGGCCCGTGCCGTACTGGCACGTCGCCGACATCAACCAGACCGTCGCGGTGCTGCTCGACGCGGGCGCCGAGTCGCTCCAGGACGTCCAGGACGTGGGCGGCGGCCGGCTCACGGCGACGGTGCGGGACGCGGACGGCAACGTCATCGGGCTGGTCCAGCCGTCCTGA
- a CDS encoding DUF305 domain-containing protein yields MATVASATGGDSKPAAHTPTAVSADAGFARDMAVHHQQAVEMSFIVRDRTQDEEVRRLAYDIANTQANQRGMLLGWLDLWGLAKTEPDQLPMAWMGMGTEPGGDGALMPGMATNTDLDRLRKADGKQAEILYLQLMTEHHRGGIHMAQGCAQRCTTGVERALAQGMVDSQQSEIDLMAGMLKARGATAHT; encoded by the coding sequence GTGGCCACGGTCGCCAGCGCCACCGGCGGCGACTCCAAGCCCGCCGCGCACACGCCGACGGCGGTCTCGGCGGACGCCGGGTTCGCCCGCGACATGGCCGTCCACCACCAGCAGGCGGTGGAGATGTCGTTCATCGTGCGCGACCGCACCCAGGACGAGGAGGTGCGCCGCCTCGCGTACGACATCGCCAACACCCAGGCCAACCAGCGCGGCATGCTGCTGGGCTGGCTGGACCTGTGGGGGCTGGCGAAGACCGAGCCGGACCAGCTGCCGATGGCGTGGATGGGCATGGGCACCGAGCCCGGCGGGGACGGCGCGCTGATGCCGGGCATGGCCACCAACACCGACCTGGACCGGCTGCGCAAGGCCGACGGCAAGCAGGCGGAGATCCTCTACCTCCAGCTGATGACCGAGCACCACCGGGGCGGTATCCACATGGCCCAGGGGTGCGCCCAGCGGTGCACGACCGGGGTGGAGCGCGCGCTGGCGCAGGGCATGGTCGACTCCCAGCAGTCGGAGATCGACCTGATGGCCGGGATGCTGAAGGCGCGCGGGGCCACGGCCCATACGTAA
- a CDS encoding amino acid transporter, producing MTGNQMEPPDTGSQRTEERPGAGPAADPAAPAARRWRAWLLDGLSESSARHPGPHGTPPQEHKGHTWWRVMCLTGVDYFSTLGYQPGIAALAAGLLSPMATLVLIALTLLGALPVYRRVAEESPNGEGSIAMLERLLPWWAGKVFVLVLLGFAATDFMITITLSAADASAHVVENPFAPHWLHGSNLWITLALVAALGAVFLKGFKEAIGVAVVLVAVYLTLNLVVLATAVGKIATEPVVVDDWWHAMSTEHSSPLAMVGVALLVFPKLALGMSGFETGVAVMPQITGDPSDTHAKPLGRIRDTRKLLTTAALVMSGFLLVSSLATTILIPESEFKAGGDANGRALAYLAHQHLGEAFGTVYDISTIAILWFAGASATAGLLNLVPRYLPRYGMAPEWTRAVRPLVLLFVAIAFFITWWFDADVDAQSGAYATGVLVLMLSASFASTVAVLHRGRRVAALGFAAITAVFAYTLVTNVIERPDGLKIALLFIVAILLSSFASRVHRAFELRATEVTFDEAAARFIDEAARSGPLRLIANEPQEHSTREYRAKEYSQREETHIPDGRPVLFLEVFVQNSSDFTTELTVHGDEKHGVRRLRVEGAVVPNTIAAVMMKVRERTGEVPHAYFNWTEGHPLSHLLRFLVFGDGEVAPVTREVLRRAEPDLKRRPRVHVG from the coding sequence ATGACCGGCAACCAGATGGAGCCCCCGGATACCGGCTCGCAGCGCACCGAGGAGCGGCCCGGCGCCGGGCCCGCCGCGGACCCGGCGGCGCCCGCCGCCCGCCGCTGGCGGGCCTGGCTGCTCGACGGGCTGTCCGAGAGCTCCGCCCGCCACCCCGGGCCGCACGGCACCCCGCCGCAGGAGCACAAGGGCCACACCTGGTGGCGGGTGATGTGCCTGACCGGTGTGGACTACTTCTCCACCCTCGGCTACCAGCCGGGCATCGCGGCGCTGGCGGCCGGGCTGCTCTCGCCGATGGCCACCCTCGTACTGATCGCGCTGACCCTGCTGGGCGCGCTGCCGGTGTACCGGCGGGTCGCCGAGGAGTCGCCCAACGGCGAGGGTTCCATCGCCATGCTGGAGCGGCTGCTGCCGTGGTGGGCCGGGAAGGTCTTCGTCCTGGTGCTGCTCGGCTTCGCGGCCACCGACTTCATGATCACGATCACGCTCTCGGCGGCGGACGCCTCGGCCCATGTCGTGGAGAATCCTTTCGCCCCGCACTGGCTGCACGGCTCCAACCTCTGGATCACGCTGGCCCTGGTGGCCGCGCTCGGCGCGGTGTTCCTCAAGGGGTTCAAGGAGGCCATCGGCGTCGCCGTGGTCCTCGTCGCGGTCTATCTGACGCTCAACCTGGTCGTCCTCGCCACCGCCGTCGGCAAGATAGCCACCGAGCCGGTCGTGGTCGACGACTGGTGGCACGCGATGAGCACCGAACACTCCTCGCCGCTGGCGATGGTCGGCGTGGCGCTGCTGGTCTTCCCCAAGCTCGCGCTCGGCATGTCCGGGTTCGAGACGGGCGTGGCCGTGATGCCGCAGATCACCGGCGACCCCTCCGACACCCACGCCAAGCCGCTCGGCCGCATCCGCGACACCCGCAAGCTGCTGACCACCGCCGCCCTGGTGATGAGCGGCTTCCTGCTGGTCTCCAGCCTCGCCACCACGATCCTGATCCCGGAGTCCGAGTTCAAGGCGGGCGGCGACGCCAACGGCCGCGCGCTCGCCTACCTCGCCCACCAGCACCTGGGCGAGGCGTTCGGCACGGTGTACGACATCTCGACCATCGCCATCCTCTGGTTCGCCGGGGCGTCGGCGACGGCCGGACTGCTCAACCTGGTCCCGCGCTATCTGCCGCGCTACGGCATGGCCCCGGAGTGGACCCGCGCGGTGCGCCCGCTGGTGCTGCTCTTCGTGGCGATCGCCTTCTTCATCACCTGGTGGTTCGACGCCGACGTGGACGCGCAGAGCGGCGCGTACGCCACCGGCGTGCTGGTGCTGATGCTGTCGGCCTCGTTCGCCTCGACCGTGGCCGTGCTGCACCGGGGGCGGCGGGTGGCGGCGCTCGGCTTCGCCGCGATCACCGCCGTGTTCGCGTACACCCTGGTCACCAATGTCATCGAGCGGCCCGACGGACTGAAGATCGCGCTGCTCTTCATCGTCGCGATCCTGCTCTCCTCGTTCGCCTCCCGGGTGCACCGGGCCTTCGAACTGCGGGCCACCGAGGTGACCTTCGACGAGGCGGCGGCCCGGTTCATCGACGAGGCGGCCCGGAGCGGGCCGCTGCGGCTGATCGCCAACGAGCCGCAGGAGCACAGCACCCGGGAGTACCGCGCCAAGGAGTACAGCCAGCGCGAGGAGACCCACATCCCGGACGGGCGGCCGGTGCTGTTCCTGGAGGTGTTCGTGCAGAACTCCTCCGACTTCACCACCGAGCTGACCGTGCACGGCGACGAGAAGCACGGGGTGCGCAGGCTGCGGGTGGAGGGCGCGGTGGTGCCCAACACCATCGCGGCCGTGATGATGAAGGTGCGCGAGCGCACCGGCGAGGTGCCGCACGCCTACTTCAACTGGACCGAGGGCCATCCGCTCAGCCATCTGCTGCGCTTCCTGGTCTTCGGCGACGGCGAGGTGGCCCCGGTCACCCGCGAGGTGCTGCGCCGCGCCGAGCCGGACCTGAAGCGCCGCCCGCGCGTCCACGTGGGCTGA
- a CDS encoding protease pro-enzyme activation domain-containing protein produces MAATLPLLAGALALGIPSAHAADPVPSGRAALTGTKPVWATGAADQGATAGSNRVDARVYLAGRDAKGLTAYAAAVSDPQSPSYGKYLSAAQTQQRFGATAQQVSAVTSWLKSAGLTVTGSNAHYISVSGDVAAAEKAFDTRLHDFRKGNRTYRAPQRTASAPGALADAVLTVTGLDTAPHRATHHDALPGPGPAFKNSGPFSTYYGSNIATTLPDAYGTKVPYAIKGYTGKQLRSAYGAGRYTGKGVTVAITDAYASPTMAKDAQQYAGRNGDKSYKHGQYTEVKPADYNSTEACDAAGWYGEESLDVEAVHSVAPDANIVYVAGASCNDPDLLDALNKVVDNRLADIVSNSWGDIEANETPDVAAAYDQTFKLGAVEGIGFYFSSGDNGDEVAHTGKKQVDTPANSAWVTAVGGTSLAVGKGDKYQFETGWGTLKATLAADGKSWTNFPGAYTSGAGGGTSATVNQPFYQRGVVPDSLAKANGAQRMRTVPDIAAVGDPNTGFLVGQTQTFPDGTVKYDEYRIGGTSLAAPVIAGVQALAQQARHFPIGFANPSIYARYGSPLYHDVTDHPLGKRDLAVARVDFANSVDASGGLVTSVRTLGADSSLHAVRGYDDVTGVGTPSQGYVASYGWRR; encoded by the coding sequence ATGGCAGCGACACTGCCTCTGCTCGCCGGCGCACTCGCACTCGGCATACCGTCCGCCCACGCGGCGGACCCCGTGCCGTCCGGGCGGGCCGCTCTGACGGGCACCAAGCCCGTGTGGGCCACCGGCGCAGCGGACCAGGGCGCCACCGCGGGCAGCAACCGCGTCGACGCGCGCGTCTACCTCGCCGGCCGCGACGCCAAGGGCCTGACCGCGTACGCCGCGGCCGTGTCCGACCCGCAGTCGCCGTCCTACGGGAAGTACCTGAGCGCCGCCCAGACGCAGCAGCGTTTCGGGGCGACCGCGCAGCAGGTCTCGGCGGTCACCAGCTGGCTGAAGTCGGCCGGGCTGACCGTCACGGGCAGCAACGCCCACTACATCTCGGTCTCCGGCGACGTCGCCGCGGCCGAGAAGGCGTTCGACACCAGGCTGCACGACTTCCGCAAGGGGAACCGGACCTACCGGGCGCCCCAGCGCACCGCCTCCGCGCCCGGCGCGCTGGCCGACGCGGTGCTCACCGTGACGGGCCTGGACACCGCCCCGCACCGGGCGACGCACCACGACGCGCTGCCCGGCCCGGGTCCCGCGTTCAAGAACTCGGGTCCGTTCTCCACGTACTACGGCTCGAACATCGCCACCACCCTGCCGGACGCGTACGGCACCAAGGTCCCGTACGCGATCAAGGGGTACACCGGCAAGCAGCTGCGCTCGGCCTACGGCGCCGGCCGCTACACCGGCAAGGGCGTCACCGTCGCGATCACCGACGCGTACGCCTCGCCGACCATGGCGAAGGACGCCCAGCAGTACGCGGGACGCAACGGCGACAAGTCGTACAAGCACGGCCAGTACACCGAGGTGAAGCCGGCCGACTACAACAGCACCGAGGCGTGCGACGCGGCCGGCTGGTACGGCGAGGAGTCGCTGGACGTCGAGGCCGTGCACTCGGTCGCGCCGGACGCGAACATCGTCTACGTCGCGGGCGCCTCCTGCAACGACCCGGACCTGCTCGACGCCCTCAACAAGGTCGTCGACAACCGGCTGGCCGACATCGTCTCCAACTCGTGGGGCGACATCGAGGCCAATGAGACGCCGGACGTCGCGGCGGCCTACGACCAGACGTTCAAGCTGGGCGCGGTCGAGGGCATCGGCTTCTACTTCTCCTCCGGCGACAACGGCGACGAGGTCGCCCACACCGGCAAGAAGCAGGTCGACACCCCGGCCAACTCGGCGTGGGTGACGGCGGTCGGCGGCACCTCGCTGGCGGTCGGCAAGGGCGACAAGTACCAGTTCGAGACGGGCTGGGGCACGCTCAAGGCGACGCTCGCCGCGGACGGCAAGAGCTGGACCAACTTCCCCGGCGCCTACACCTCGGGCGCGGGCGGCGGCACCAGTGCCACCGTGAACCAGCCGTTCTACCAGCGCGGTGTGGTCCCGGACTCGCTCGCCAAGGCGAACGGCGCGCAGCGGATGCGCACCGTCCCGGACATCGCGGCGGTCGGCGACCCCAACACCGGCTTCCTGGTGGGCCAGACGCAGACGTTCCCCGACGGCACGGTGAAGTACGACGAGTACCGCATCGGCGGCACGTCGCTGGCGGCGCCGGTCATCGCGGGCGTCCAGGCGCTGGCGCAGCAGGCGCGGCACTTCCCGATCGGCTTCGCCAACCCGTCGATCTACGCGCGGTACGGCTCGCCGCTGTACCACGACGTCACCGACCACCCGCTGGGCAAGCGCGACCTCGCCGTCGCCCGGGTGGACTTCGCGAACAGCGTGGACGCGTCGGGTGGGCTGGTGACCTCGGTGCGGACGCTGGGGGCGGACAGTTCGCTGCACGCGGTGCGCGGCTATGACGACGTGACGGGCGTCGGGACGCCGTCCCAGGGCTACGTGGCGTCGTACGGCTGGCGCCGCTGA
- a CDS encoding DUF3105 domain-containing protein, producing MATKESKSSRQARIAEMRRAEQARERRNKIVAITASVAIVAGLVGVGAFLLNRESDKKDQAQEQKAADAKATIAGEKDWDPKKLSRNHVTKTVSYPMKPPVGGDHNPVWMNCGGVVYKKPIPDMNAVHSLEHGSVWVTYTDKAPAADVQKLSDKVSKTPYSLMSPYEGQSGSIMLSAWGKQVTVTSADDPRVNQFFAKYVQGAQTPEPGAACTGGLDQK from the coding sequence ATGGCCACCAAGGAATCGAAGAGCTCCCGCCAGGCCCGGATAGCGGAGATGCGCCGCGCCGAACAGGCCCGCGAGCGCCGCAACAAGATCGTCGCCATCACCGCCTCGGTGGCGATAGTCGCCGGACTCGTCGGGGTCGGCGCGTTCCTGCTCAACCGGGAGTCCGACAAGAAGGACCAGGCGCAGGAGCAGAAGGCCGCCGACGCCAAGGCGACCATCGCGGGCGAGAAGGACTGGGACCCGAAGAAGCTCTCCCGCAACCACGTCACCAAGACGGTGTCGTACCCGATGAAGCCGCCGGTCGGCGGTGACCACAACCCGGTCTGGATGAACTGCGGCGGAGTGGTCTACAAGAAGCCGATCCCGGACATGAACGCGGTGCACTCGCTGGAGCACGGCTCGGTGTGGGTCACGTACACCGACAAGGCGCCGGCCGCCGATGTGCAGAAGCTCTCCGACAAGGTCTCCAAGACGCCGTACTCGCTGATGAGCCCGTACGAGGGCCAGTCCGGGTCGATCATGCTCAGCGCCTGGGGCAAGCAGGTCACCGTGACCAGCGCGGACGACCCGCGGGTCAACCAGTTCTTCGCCAAGTACGTGCAGGGCGCGCAGACGCCCGAGCCCGGCGCGGCGTGCACGGGCGGGCTGGACCAGAAGTGA
- a CDS encoding 5-carboxymethyl-2-hydroxymuconate Delta-isomerase, translating into MPFVHVEYSERLAETFDRQGFAREVHAAAPAIVDAPSLAFKTRFRRIEESYFGTGEDDIDAVFIQLSILTGRTQQAREQLTETVLELARKHITPTPDRRLHFMVEVREMERESYRFHKD; encoded by the coding sequence ATGCCGTTCGTCCACGTCGAGTACTCCGAGCGTCTCGCCGAGACCTTCGACCGCCAGGGCTTCGCCCGCGAGGTGCACGCCGCCGCGCCGGCCATCGTCGACGCCCCGTCCCTCGCCTTCAAGACGCGCTTCCGCCGGATCGAGGAGTCGTACTTCGGCACCGGCGAGGACGACATCGACGCCGTCTTCATCCAGCTGTCGATCCTGACCGGCCGCACCCAGCAGGCCCGCGAGCAGCTCACCGAGACGGTCCTCGAACTGGCCCGCAAGCACATCACCCCCACCCCGGACCGGCGGCTGCACTTCATGGTCGAGGTCCGCGAGATGGAGCGGGAGTCCTACCGCTTCCACAAGGACTGA